A window of the Scophthalmus maximus strain ysfricsl-2021 chromosome 8, ASM2237912v1, whole genome shotgun sequence genome harbors these coding sequences:
- the dennd1c gene encoding DENN domain-containing protein 1B isoform X2 has translation MGSRLKQNPERTFHWFFEANCPVARDKDPGVLFQFPEDFSDEESCQTLPKFCFPYDIQRVRGGVAVQHFTFVLTDLEGCQRFGFCRLTNSTQTCLCILSYLPWFEVFYKLLNNLADYLTKGQTSEMKALLASLYKQPIPLAAGSITLQMVPYFIAPDPRSLPSIPENRNLTELIVAVDVGNLLQIYASMLFERRILIFASKLSTLTSCVHALSAVLYPMYWQHIFIPVLPPHLLDYCCAPMPFLIGVHSSLSEWVRSRGLEEVVILNVDTNTLETPFDDLKRIPSDVMSGLKLCLKRQAVSPGSGVSRAFLRAQALLFGGYRDALQGHEEGEIFFSERLFLDHKSHSMGQFLQSAVHLQFFKQFIDGRLDILNTGEEPDDLFEDEILKCETTAGRSKSYQQLVGNLKKGGGALILNMKSKANMRAKGLAKSGWKNLLMHKANNEAHSLQRGGSVSHRRAQSDCLQNRLPITPHFGMSRPRRPVHKHRPPRDQDNMKDTEDTWDGAVSGPAVEPDAELQEDEEDGEGTLLSDPEEMDLLGEIFDTLSSRSSHERGLLYGTRSLDLFGPDSHDYITKFGPVNPSQESLCLSISGSGSLHSWNPDSDWPYLDPSVPEEEGSECLLATCEMEEKDRGQREDEEKQEEVKVAINGNQGQEKENRHTFEEVRFEEMRVSLGAEPEEETSEKREDEGLKAKREDERNQSDELAEGQETQRETKEMQKVVASEEEGNENQEEKEVTRSFNELRKLNNHYPNMVEERQGQQETDIPDSTVCPGPQSPTADPKPPAVQEQRSEEAVKKEERGSGQMPSPPKVQSTVARFQSQASSQSFQVKSRIKGLAEPGRPCNALWSTEKTQTHRPCDSNISEENNCSGAHEGKDPTPIKVSELKKRFEA, from the exons ATGGGCTCCAGACTGAA GCAAAACCCTGAGCGAACCTTCCACTGGTTCTTCGAAGCAAATTGCCCCGTTGCCAGAGACAAAG ATCCCGGCGTACTGTTTCAGTTCCCAGAGGACTTCAGTGACGAG GAGTCCTGTCAGACATTGCCTAAATTCTGCTTCCCATACGACATACAGAG AGTGAGGGGCGGAGTGGCCGTGCAGCACTTTACTTTTGTTCTGACTGACCTTGAGGGATGCCAACGCTTCGGCTTCTGCCGCCTCACCAACAGCACACAAACCTGCCTTTGCAtactcag CTATCTTCCATGGTTTGAAGTGTTTTACAAACTTCTCAACAACTTGGCTGATTACCTGACAAAGGGACAG ACCAGCGAGATGAAAGCGTTGCTGGCTTCACTCTACAAGCAGCCCATACCGCTGGCAGCTGGATCCATCACTCTGCAGATG GTGCCGTACTTCATCGCTCCAGACCCCAGAAGTCTCCCCTCCATCCCAGAAAAT AGGAACTTGACAGAGCTGATTGTGGCAGTGGATGTGGGCAACCTGCTCCAGATCTATGCCAGCATGCTGTTTGAGAGACGCATCCTGATCTTTGCCAGCAAACTCAGCACT ctgacgTCTTGTGTGCATGCACTCAGTGCCGTGTTGTATCCCATGTACTGGCAACACATCTTCATACCTGTCCTGCCACCTCACCTACTGGACTACTGCTG TGCACCCATGCCTTTCCTAATAGGCGTCCACAGCAGTCTATCTGAG TGGGTGAGGAGTCGCGGGCTGGAGGAAGTCGTGATTCTAAATGTGGACACGAACACTCTCGAAACCCCCTTTGACGACCTCAAGAGGATACCTTCAGATGTG ATGTCTGGGCTGAAGCTGTGTCTGAAGCGTCAGGCCGTGTCTCCCGGCTCCGGTGTCTCCCGGGCCTTCCTGAGGGCTCAGGCCCTGCTGTTCGGGGGCTACAGGGACGCACTGCAGGGTCACGAG GAAGGTGAAATATTTTTCAGCGAGAGGCTGTTTCTAGATCACAAGTCTCACAGTATGGGGCAGTTCCTGCAAAGCGCCGTTCATTTGCAGTTCTTCAAACAG TTCATAGATGGCCGCCTGGATATTCTCAACACAGGGGAGGAACCAGACGACCTGTTTGAGGATGAGATCCTAAAGTGTGAAACAacagctg GAAGAAGCAAATCGTATCAGCAGTTAGTTGGTAATTTAAAG AAAGGGGGAGGAGCGCTTATCCTCAACATGAAGTCCAAGGCAAACATGAGA GCCAAAGGTCTCGCCAAGTCTGGTTGGAAAAATCTGCTGATGCACAAG gcCAACAATGAAGCCCACTCTCTTCAGAGAGGAGGATCAGTGTCACACCGCCGTGCCCAATCTGACTGCCTGCAGAATCGCCTGCCAATCACGCCACACTTCGGGATG TCACGTCCCCGTCGGCCTGTTCACAAACACAGGCCTCCCAGAGACCAGGACAACATGAAGGACACCGAGGATACATGGGATGG AGCCGTTTCTGGGCCTGCAGTCGAGCCTGACGCTGAGCtccaggaggatgaagaagacggGGAGGGTACACTGCTGAGTGACCCGGAGGAGATGGACCTGCTCGGGGAGATTTTTGACACTCTCAGCTCCCGGAGCTCCCATGAACGCGGCCTCCTGTACGGCACCCGCAGTCTGGATCTGTTCGGACCAGACAGCCATGACTATATCACAAAG TTCGGTCCAGTCAACCCCAGCCAGGAAAGCCTGTGTCTGTCCATCAGCGGCAGTGGCAGCCTGCACAGCTGGAATCCGGACTCCGATTGGCCATACCTGGACCCCAGTgttccagaggaggaggggtcagagTGTCTACTGGCAACGtgtgaaatggaggaaaaagataggggacagagggaggatgaagagaaacaggaagaagtgaAGGTGGCAATAAATGGGAACCaaggacaagaaaaagaaaacagacatacATTTGAGGAAGTTCGGTTTGAGGAAATGAGAGTGAGCCTCGGAGCGGAACCTGAGGAAGAAACGTCTGAGAAGCGAGAGGATGAAGGGTTAAAAGCAAAGCGGGAAGATGAGAGAAATCAGAGTGATGAGTTGGCTGAGGGACAAGAAACgcaaagagaaacaaaggaaaTGCAGAAAGTTGTAGcgagtgaagaggagggaaatgagaaccaggaagagaaagaggttACAAGATCTTTCAACGAACTTAGAAAGCTGAATAACCATTATCCCAACATGGTGGAGGAGCGGCAAGGACAACAGGAGACAGACATTCCAGACAGCACAGTTTGTCCTGGGCCTCAGAGCCCCACTGCTGACCCCAAACCTCCAGCAGTTCAGGAACAGAGGAGTGAAGAAGCGGTCAAGAAAGAGGAGCGGGGGTCGGGACAAATGCCCTCTCCACCGAAAGTGCAATCTACTGTAGCACGCTTCCAGTCTCAGGCCTCCAGCCAGAGCTTTCAGGTGAAGTCCAGGATCAAGGGCTTGGCTGAACCGGGGAGGCCGTGCAACGCGTTGTGGAGCACggagaaaacacaaacccaccggcCCTGTGACTCAAATATATCAGAAGAGAACAACTGCTCAGGGGCCCATGAGGGGAAAGACCCCACTCCCATCAAAGTGTCGGAACTTAAGAAGAGATTTGAAGCTTGA
- the dennd1c gene encoding DENN domain-containing protein 1B isoform X1: MGSRLKQNPERTFHWFFEANCPVARDKDPGVLFQFPEDFSDEESCQTLPKFCFPYDIQRVRGGVAVQHFTFVLTDLEGCQRFGFCRLTNSTQTCLCILSYLPWFEVFYKLLNNLADYLTKGQTSEMKALLASLYKQPIPLAAGSITLQMGEQLLVSTEVSHPVGHPGAQEGVPYFIAPDPRSLPSIPENRNLTELIVAVDVGNLLQIYASMLFERRILIFASKLSTLTSCVHALSAVLYPMYWQHIFIPVLPPHLLDYCCAPMPFLIGVHSSLSEWVRSRGLEEVVILNVDTNTLETPFDDLKRIPSDVMSGLKLCLKRQAVSPGSGVSRAFLRAQALLFGGYRDALQGHEEGEIFFSERLFLDHKSHSMGQFLQSAVHLQFFKQFIDGRLDILNTGEEPDDLFEDEILKCETTAGRSKSYQQLVGNLKKGGGALILNMKSKANMRAKGLAKSGWKNLLMHKANNEAHSLQRGGSVSHRRAQSDCLQNRLPITPHFGMSRPRRPVHKHRPPRDQDNMKDTEDTWDGAVSGPAVEPDAELQEDEEDGEGTLLSDPEEMDLLGEIFDTLSSRSSHERGLLYGTRSLDLFGPDSHDYITKFGPVNPSQESLCLSISGSGSLHSWNPDSDWPYLDPSVPEEEGSECLLATCEMEEKDRGQREDEEKQEEVKVAINGNQGQEKENRHTFEEVRFEEMRVSLGAEPEEETSEKREDEGLKAKREDERNQSDELAEGQETQRETKEMQKVVASEEEGNENQEEKEVTRSFNELRKLNNHYPNMVEERQGQQETDIPDSTVCPGPQSPTADPKPPAVQEQRSEEAVKKEERGSGQMPSPPKVQSTVARFQSQASSQSFQVKSRIKGLAEPGRPCNALWSTEKTQTHRPCDSNISEENNCSGAHEGKDPTPIKVSELKKRFEA; encoded by the exons ATGGGCTCCAGACTGAA GCAAAACCCTGAGCGAACCTTCCACTGGTTCTTCGAAGCAAATTGCCCCGTTGCCAGAGACAAAG ATCCCGGCGTACTGTTTCAGTTCCCAGAGGACTTCAGTGACGAG GAGTCCTGTCAGACATTGCCTAAATTCTGCTTCCCATACGACATACAGAG AGTGAGGGGCGGAGTGGCCGTGCAGCACTTTACTTTTGTTCTGACTGACCTTGAGGGATGCCAACGCTTCGGCTTCTGCCGCCTCACCAACAGCACACAAACCTGCCTTTGCAtactcag CTATCTTCCATGGTTTGAAGTGTTTTACAAACTTCTCAACAACTTGGCTGATTACCTGACAAAGGGACAG ACCAGCGAGATGAAAGCGTTGCTGGCTTCACTCTACAAGCAGCCCATACCGCTGGCAGCTGGATCCATCACTCTGCAGATG ggaGAGCAGCTATTGGTCAGCACAGAGGTGTCCCATCCTGTTGGACACCCAGGGGCACAAGAGGGG GTGCCGTACTTCATCGCTCCAGACCCCAGAAGTCTCCCCTCCATCCCAGAAAAT AGGAACTTGACAGAGCTGATTGTGGCAGTGGATGTGGGCAACCTGCTCCAGATCTATGCCAGCATGCTGTTTGAGAGACGCATCCTGATCTTTGCCAGCAAACTCAGCACT ctgacgTCTTGTGTGCATGCACTCAGTGCCGTGTTGTATCCCATGTACTGGCAACACATCTTCATACCTGTCCTGCCACCTCACCTACTGGACTACTGCTG TGCACCCATGCCTTTCCTAATAGGCGTCCACAGCAGTCTATCTGAG TGGGTGAGGAGTCGCGGGCTGGAGGAAGTCGTGATTCTAAATGTGGACACGAACACTCTCGAAACCCCCTTTGACGACCTCAAGAGGATACCTTCAGATGTG ATGTCTGGGCTGAAGCTGTGTCTGAAGCGTCAGGCCGTGTCTCCCGGCTCCGGTGTCTCCCGGGCCTTCCTGAGGGCTCAGGCCCTGCTGTTCGGGGGCTACAGGGACGCACTGCAGGGTCACGAG GAAGGTGAAATATTTTTCAGCGAGAGGCTGTTTCTAGATCACAAGTCTCACAGTATGGGGCAGTTCCTGCAAAGCGCCGTTCATTTGCAGTTCTTCAAACAG TTCATAGATGGCCGCCTGGATATTCTCAACACAGGGGAGGAACCAGACGACCTGTTTGAGGATGAGATCCTAAAGTGTGAAACAacagctg GAAGAAGCAAATCGTATCAGCAGTTAGTTGGTAATTTAAAG AAAGGGGGAGGAGCGCTTATCCTCAACATGAAGTCCAAGGCAAACATGAGA GCCAAAGGTCTCGCCAAGTCTGGTTGGAAAAATCTGCTGATGCACAAG gcCAACAATGAAGCCCACTCTCTTCAGAGAGGAGGATCAGTGTCACACCGCCGTGCCCAATCTGACTGCCTGCAGAATCGCCTGCCAATCACGCCACACTTCGGGATG TCACGTCCCCGTCGGCCTGTTCACAAACACAGGCCTCCCAGAGACCAGGACAACATGAAGGACACCGAGGATACATGGGATGG AGCCGTTTCTGGGCCTGCAGTCGAGCCTGACGCTGAGCtccaggaggatgaagaagacggGGAGGGTACACTGCTGAGTGACCCGGAGGAGATGGACCTGCTCGGGGAGATTTTTGACACTCTCAGCTCCCGGAGCTCCCATGAACGCGGCCTCCTGTACGGCACCCGCAGTCTGGATCTGTTCGGACCAGACAGCCATGACTATATCACAAAG TTCGGTCCAGTCAACCCCAGCCAGGAAAGCCTGTGTCTGTCCATCAGCGGCAGTGGCAGCCTGCACAGCTGGAATCCGGACTCCGATTGGCCATACCTGGACCCCAGTgttccagaggaggaggggtcagagTGTCTACTGGCAACGtgtgaaatggaggaaaaagataggggacagagggaggatgaagagaaacaggaagaagtgaAGGTGGCAATAAATGGGAACCaaggacaagaaaaagaaaacagacatacATTTGAGGAAGTTCGGTTTGAGGAAATGAGAGTGAGCCTCGGAGCGGAACCTGAGGAAGAAACGTCTGAGAAGCGAGAGGATGAAGGGTTAAAAGCAAAGCGGGAAGATGAGAGAAATCAGAGTGATGAGTTGGCTGAGGGACAAGAAACgcaaagagaaacaaaggaaaTGCAGAAAGTTGTAGcgagtgaagaggagggaaatgagaaccaggaagagaaagaggttACAAGATCTTTCAACGAACTTAGAAAGCTGAATAACCATTATCCCAACATGGTGGAGGAGCGGCAAGGACAACAGGAGACAGACATTCCAGACAGCACAGTTTGTCCTGGGCCTCAGAGCCCCACTGCTGACCCCAAACCTCCAGCAGTTCAGGAACAGAGGAGTGAAGAAGCGGTCAAGAAAGAGGAGCGGGGGTCGGGACAAATGCCCTCTCCACCGAAAGTGCAATCTACTGTAGCACGCTTCCAGTCTCAGGCCTCCAGCCAGAGCTTTCAGGTGAAGTCCAGGATCAAGGGCTTGGCTGAACCGGGGAGGCCGTGCAACGCGTTGTGGAGCACggagaaaacacaaacccaccggcCCTGTGACTCAAATATATCAGAAGAGAACAACTGCTCAGGGGCCCATGAGGGGAAAGACCCCACTCCCATCAAAGTGTCGGAACTTAAGAAGAGATTTGAAGCTTGA
- the LOC118313058 gene encoding tubulin beta-4B chain-like translates to MREIVHLQAGQCGNQIGAKFWEVISDEHGIDPTGTYHGDSDLQLDRINVYYNEASGGKYVPRAILVDLEPGTMDSVRSGPFGQIFRPDNFVFGQSGAGNNWAKGHYTEGAELVDSVLDVVRKEAESCDCLQGFQLTHSLGGGTGSGMGTLLISKIREEYPDRIMNTFSVVPSPKVSDTVVEPYNATLSVHQLVENTDETYCIDNEALYDICFRTLKLTTPTYGDLNHLVSATMSGVTTCLRFPGQLNADLRKLAVNMVPFPRLHFFMPGFAPLTSRGSQQYRALSVPELTQQMFDAKNMMAACDPRHGRYLTVAAVFRGRMSMKEVDEQMLNVQNKNSSYFVEWIPNNVKTAVCDIPPRGLKMAATFIGNSTAIQELFKRISEQFTAMFRRKAFLHWYTGEGMDEMEFTEAESNMNDLVSEYQQYQDATAEEGEFEEEGEEEVA, encoded by the exons TTCTGGGAGGTGATCAGCGATGAGCACGGCATCGACCCAACAGGAACCTATCATGGAGACAGCGACCTGCAGCTGGACAGAATCAACGTCTACTACAACGAGGCGTCGG GTGGGAAATACGTCCCGAGGGCCATCTTAGTGGATCTGGAGCCGGGCACTATGGACTCTGTCCGCTCCGGCCCCTTCGGCCAGATCTTCAGACCCGACAACTTTGTCTTTG GCCAGAGTGGAGCAGGTAACAACTGGGCCAAGGGCCACTACACAGAGGGAGCTGAGCTGGTGGACTCGGTCCTGGATGTGGTGAGGAAGGAGGCCGAGAGCTGCGACTGCCTCCAGGGTTTCCAGCTCACACATTCCCTGGGCGGCGGCACGGGCTCTGGCATGGGAACTCTGCTCATCAGCAAGATCCGCGAGGAGTACCCTGATCGTATCATGAACACCTTCAGCGTGGTGCCCTCGCCAAAG GTGTCAGACACAGTGGTGGAGCCCTACAACGCCACCCTGTCCGTCCACCAGCTGGTTGAGAACACAGACGAGACTTACTGCATCGACAACGAGGCGCTGTATGACATCTGCTTCCGCACCCTTAAACTCACCACACCCACCTACGGAGACCTCAACCACCTGGTCTCTGCCACCATGAGCGGGGTGACCACCTGCCTGCGTTTCCCCGGCCAGCTCAACGCTGACCTCCGCAAATTGGCTGTCAACATGGTGCCCTTCCCACGTCTGCACTTCTTCATGCCTGGCTTCGCCCCCTTGACCAGCCGGGGCAGCCAGCAGTACAGAGCCCTCTCTGTGCCCGAACTCACTCAGCAGATGTTTGATGCCAAGAACATGATGGCCGCCTGCGACCCGCGCCACGGCCGCTACCTGACCGTGGCCGCCGTCTTCCGCGGCCGCATGTCGATGAAGGAGGTGGACGAGCAAATGCTGAACGTGCAGAACAAGAACAGCAGCTACTTCGTGGAGTGGATCCCCAACAACGTCAAGACGGCCGTGTGCGACATCCCGCCGCGCGGGCTCAAGATGGCCGCCACCTTCATCGGCAACAGCACGGCCATCCAGGAGCTGTTCAAGCGGATCTCCGAGCAGTTCACCGCCATGTTCCGCCGCAAGGCTTTCCTCCACTGGTACACCGGCGAGGGCATGGATGAGATGGAGTTCACCGAGGCGGAGAGCAACATGAACGACTTGGTGTCCGAGTACCAGCAGTATCAGGACGCCACAGCTGAGGAGGGCgagtttgaggaggagggagaggaggaggtggcctGA